A window from Vulpes lagopus strain Blue_001 chromosome 23, ASM1834538v1, whole genome shotgun sequence encodes these proteins:
- the SPIC gene encoding transcription factor Spi-C isoform X2: protein MQSCVEQDKLGQAFEDAFEVLRQHSTGDLQYSPDYKNYLAFINHCSHVRGNSNCYGVLPTEEPVYNWRTVINSAADLYFEGSIHQSLPNIPENQLVQPAVLHQKGGKGRKKLRLFEYLHESLCNPEMASCIQWVDKTKGIFQFVSKNKEKLAQLWGKRKGNRKTMTYQKMARALRNYGRTGEITKIRRKLTYQFSEAILQRLSPSYFLEKEIFYSPYVQPEQGFLSFSNWNANYNCTYANYHELSHSDC from the exons ATG CAGTCCTGTGTTGAACAAGATAAGCTGGGACAAGCCTTTGAAGATGCTTTTGAGGTACTGAGGCAACATTCAACCGGAGATCTTCAGTACTCCCCAG attacAAAAATTACCTGGCTTTCATCAACCACTGCTCTCATGTCAGAGGAAATTCTAACTGCTATGGTGTGCTGCCTACAGAGGAACCTGTCTATAATTGGAGAACAGTAATA AACAGTGCTGCAGACCTCTATTTTGAAGGAAGTATTCATCAGTCTCTGCCAAACATCCCCGAAAACCAGCTGGTACAACCTGCTGTTCTCCATCAAAAGGGAGGAAAAG gCAGGAAGAAGCTCCGACTATTCGAATACCTTCATGAATCCCTGTGCAATCCTGAGATGGCATCTTGTATTCAGTGGGTAGATAAAACCAAAGGCATCTTTCAGTTTGtgtcaaaaaacaaagaaaaacttgcccaactttgggggaaaagaaaaggcaaccgGAAGACCATGACTTACCAGAAAATGGCCAGAGCACTGAGGAATTATGGAAGAACTGGGGAAATCACCAAAATCCGGAGAAAGCTAACTTACCAGTTCAGTGAGGCCATTCTCCAAAGACTCTCTCCATcttatttcttagaaaaagagATCTTCTACTCACCGTATGTTCAACCTGAGCAAGGCTTTCTCAGCTTCAGTAACTGGAATGCAAATTATAATTGCACATATGCCAATTACCATGAGCTAAGCCACTCTGATTGCTAA
- the SPIC gene encoding transcription factor Spi-C isoform X1, translating into MQSCVEQDKLGQAFEDAFEVLRQHSTGDLQYSPVSVFKLDYKNYLAFINHCSHVRGNSNCYGVLPTEEPVYNWRTVINSAADLYFEGSIHQSLPNIPENQLVQPAVLHQKGGKGRKKLRLFEYLHESLCNPEMASCIQWVDKTKGIFQFVSKNKEKLAQLWGKRKGNRKTMTYQKMARALRNYGRTGEITKIRRKLTYQFSEAILQRLSPSYFLEKEIFYSPYVQPEQGFLSFSNWNANYNCTYANYHELSHSDC; encoded by the exons ATG CAGTCCTGTGTTGAACAAGATAAGCTGGGACAAGCCTTTGAAGATGCTTTTGAGGTACTGAGGCAACATTCAACCGGAGATCTTCAGTACTCCCCAG tttctgtttttaaattagattacAAAAATTACCTGGCTTTCATCAACCACTGCTCTCATGTCAGAGGAAATTCTAACTGCTATGGTGTGCTGCCTACAGAGGAACCTGTCTATAATTGGAGAACAGTAATA AACAGTGCTGCAGACCTCTATTTTGAAGGAAGTATTCATCAGTCTCTGCCAAACATCCCCGAAAACCAGCTGGTACAACCTGCTGTTCTCCATCAAAAGGGAGGAAAAG gCAGGAAGAAGCTCCGACTATTCGAATACCTTCATGAATCCCTGTGCAATCCTGAGATGGCATCTTGTATTCAGTGGGTAGATAAAACCAAAGGCATCTTTCAGTTTGtgtcaaaaaacaaagaaaaacttgcccaactttgggggaaaagaaaaggcaaccgGAAGACCATGACTTACCAGAAAATGGCCAGAGCACTGAGGAATTATGGAAGAACTGGGGAAATCACCAAAATCCGGAGAAAGCTAACTTACCAGTTCAGTGAGGCCATTCTCCAAAGACTCTCTCCATcttatttcttagaaaaagagATCTTCTACTCACCGTATGTTCAACCTGAGCAAGGCTTTCTCAGCTTCAGTAACTGGAATGCAAATTATAATTGCACATATGCCAATTACCATGAGCTAAGCCACTCTGATTGCTAA